From Quercus lobata isolate SW786 chromosome 1, ValleyOak3.0 Primary Assembly, whole genome shotgun sequence, one genomic window encodes:
- the LOC115954910 gene encoding uncharacterized protein LOC115954910 codes for MATLQKFKLLATQCGVAPSPTRSPRTSPVVQLPRRKTTLRMLLSRSRSNPPFPPLIPSIFSPQKKDKKKEKEKDSMAVQSHTLKDLFVSSPPLELEETHGGEMEERLGLVGSGGIGCGFDNWRAGPGSPKPVWNGFRYRSLLRRAWRPVLTTIPE; via the coding sequence ATGGCGACACTTCAGAAATTCAAGCTACTAGCTACGCAATGCGGCGTAGCTCCGAGCCCCACTCGGAGCCCAAGGACGAGCCCAGTGGTCCAACTCCCTCGGCGCAAGACCACTCTGCGAATGCTCCTCAGCCGAAGCCGCTCAAACCCGCCGTTTCCGCCACTAATTCCTTCGATATTTTCACCGCAAAAGAAGGacaagaagaaggagaaagaaaaggatTCAATGGCGGTGCAGAGTCACACTCTCAAGGACCTGTTCGTGTCTTCACCGCCTCTCGAACTCGAAGAGACTCATGGTGGAGAAATGGAAGAGAGGCTTGGTTTGGTTGGGAGCGGAGGAATTGGATGCGGTTTTGATAATTGGAGAGCCGGACCGGGTTCGCCGAAACCGGTCTGGAATGGTTTCCGTTACAGGTCGTTGTTAAGGAGGGCTTGGCGTCCTGTGCTGACTACTATTCCTGAGTAG